In Paenibacillus durus, the DNA window CCGCTCAGAACATGGTCAACGACCTCCTGAATTCGCTCGCCGGAGTGGACTTGCGCTGCGGTAATGACCTGATTCTGGAGCAGGCTCTCAACTCCGGCCGGCGAAAGCCTGGACTTCTCAAGCATGGTTTCACCATACTCGAGCAGAGGCCGCATGATATCCGAATCTACAATGATGGTGTTGACCATTCCGTCCAGGAAAATAAGCATTGCAGTTTGAACATCGCCTAACTGAAATTCCCGGAATACGATATCGGTTGACCGGTCAAATATCGCTTTAAGCAATTGTATGTCCTGTGTTATTTTCCCGCTTATCATCTCGTTATTTGGCGGTGTCCCTTGCCCCATTTCTATTTCACCCTTTCTACGAAAGCCTCTACCCATATGCTCTCCAAAATCCTGATTTTACATCATCCATTTCGCTTATCCCTTCTGCTCCCTGCCATCCAGCCGCCTGATCTTGGCAATAATCAGCATCAGCAGAGGAAATAGGATTACGAAAGGAAAGGAGAAGAACGGCCAGATGGTAGATGCGAATACAGCATCCTCCATGATTGTTCCATAAGCCACGATGGAGAAAATAAAGAGCAGAATACCCACAGGAATGACGATGGAGCGGTAATCCGAAAGCCTGCACCACTGAGCTAACCCGACTACGGTGCAGTAATAGCAGACGGCTATCTTCATAAAGCCTGACGTTATCCATAGCAGCATGCCGAGAATATCCATGTCCGTCAAGAAGCCCATCTTTTCGATGTACTTGATAATTTCGTGAGTCGGATAATTCAGTCTTGCAGCGATCGCCGGACCTAACACGAGAATAGAGATCAGCACGGCTATCGTAAGGAGCATGCCGCCAAATATAGTAGCTAAGATATAGTACCTCTTCACTTTCTGAATATTGCTGATATTGGGCAGCAGCATCGCAAACAGAATGGTCTCGCCAAATGGAAGCGAAGCCGCCGAGATCGAGCCTTTCATAACAGGAACGATTCCTTGTCCCATAAACGGAGTCAGATTGTCCCATTTGAATTCCGTTACAAGCAAAAAGATAGTGAGCATGACGATTAGTTCACGAAAAGGCAAAATCAATTGATTGACCCGCCCAAGCGTTTCAATCCCTCCCCAAACCGCATAAGCGATTACGAAGAGTAGCGGTCCGCTTACGACAATTGGCGGTGTACGCGGCAGTGCGGTTGTCGTCACATAATCGCGAAAAAGCCCGGTCACAAGCGACCCCAAATAAAACGGGTACAGCACGTACAGAAGACCGACTATTTTCCCAAACCATTTTCCTAAAATGATTTCGCTGTACTGGATGATACTCTGTTTCGGAAATAAAAGCCCCAAACTGGTAAACAGTAGAACAACCGCTATTCCAATCAAGGCGGCAATAATTATCACGAGCCAACCGTCCTGTTTAGCAAAGGAAGTGGCGCTCGACGGAACGATTACAGCCGCGCTTCCCATTAAGAACGTAAACATCAAAGCCCCAGCCTGCCCAGCACTAATCTTTCCACGGTCAAGCATGATTGTCCCTCCAATATCCAAAGCATACTTAGAATATTTTCCTAATAGCGGTTTAAATAACCGCTTCATGAAATGTTTATTTTTACCTCAACTGCAAATACTGGGTTTATTATTTTCCGCGAGGAGGGACATTACATGGCACAGGAGAAGATTAGCAGGTGGCAGCTCATTTCCATCATCATTTTGTTTGAAATCGGGACTACGGTGCTCTTCGGGTTACGTATGCAGGCCAAGCAGGATGAATGGCTGGCGATCTTGGCTGCGATGCTCGGCGGACTTGGGTTAATGTGGGTCTACACCAAGTTAAGCGAATATTATCCAAACCGAACGCTTGTCCAGATGATCCCCGAGATTGTTGGAAAATGGATCGGATATCCGCTGTC includes these proteins:
- a CDS encoding GerAB/ArcD/ProY family transporter, producing MLDRGKISAGQAGALMFTFLMGSAAVIVPSSATSFAKQDGWLVIIIAALIGIAVVLLFTSLGLLFPKQSIIQYSEIILGKWFGKIVGLLYVLYPFYLGSLVTGLFRDYVTTTALPRTPPIVVSGPLLFVIAYAVWGGIETLGRVNQLILPFRELIVMLTIFLLVTEFKWDNLTPFMGQGIVPVMKGSISAASLPFGETILFAMLLPNISNIQKVKRYYILATIFGGMLLTIAVLISILVLGPAIAARLNYPTHEIIKYIEKMGFLTDMDILGMLLWITSGFMKIAVCYYCTVVGLAQWCRLSDYRSIVIPVGILLFIFSIVAYGTIMEDAVFASTIWPFFSFPFVILFPLLMLIIAKIRRLDGREQKG